One part of the Flavobacterium johnsoniae UW101 genome encodes these proteins:
- a CDS encoding ribonuclease Z has translation MKLTILGCYAATPRTLTNPTSQVLEIKNRLFLIDCGEGTQVQLRKNKIKFSKINHIFISHLHGDHLYGLIGTISTFSLLGRTTDLHIYGPKGIKELILLQLKLTESWTTYDLFFHELESKESEVIFEDKRVIVRTIPLKHRVYTNGYLFQEKPDERKLNVEAVQSYDIHVAYYQKIKNGSDITLDNGTVVENHKLTFDPPPSKSYAFCSDTVYNEAVIPIIQNTDVLYHESTFLESEAPLALKTLHSTAKEAAAIALKANVKQLILGHYSTRYDGIERFKEEAETVFPNVLLADDGLSFEL, from the coding sequence ATTGTTTTTAATTGACTGCGGTGAAGGAACTCAGGTACAGCTTAGAAAAAACAAGATTAAGTTCTCAAAAATTAATCACATTTTTATTTCGCATCTTCATGGCGATCATTTATATGGATTAATAGGAACTATTTCGACTTTTTCTCTTTTGGGAAGAACTACAGATTTACATATTTACGGTCCAAAAGGAATTAAGGAATTAATTCTTCTTCAATTAAAATTGACAGAATCCTGGACGACATATGATTTGTTTTTTCACGAATTAGAGTCAAAAGAAAGCGAAGTTATTTTTGAAGATAAACGTGTTATCGTGAGAACAATTCCGCTGAAACACCGTGTTTATACAAATGGATATCTTTTTCAGGAAAAACCAGATGAAAGAAAACTAAATGTTGAAGCTGTTCAGAGTTATGATATTCACGTTGCTTATTATCAGAAAATAAAAAATGGAAGCGATATTACACTCGATAACGGAACTGTAGTCGAAAACCACAAACTTACATTTGATCCGCCGCCTTCAAAAAGTTATGCTTTTTGTTCAGACACGGTTTATAATGAAGCCGTAATTCCAATTATCCAAAACACAGATGTTTTATACCACGAATCAACGTTTTTAGAATCTGAAGCGCCATTGGCATTAAAAACTTTGCATTCAACAGCAAAAGAAGCAGCTGCTATTGCTTTAAAAGCTAATGTAAAACAATTAATTTTAGGTCATTATTCAACACGTTATGACGGAATTGAACGTTTTAAGGAAGAAGCAGAAACGGTTTTTCCAAACGTGCTTTTGGCAGATGACGGTTTGAGTTTTGAGTTATAA